Genomic segment of Corynebacterium urealyticum DSM 7109:
TATCCGAGTATCCAACAAATGGGGTTACACTTTTGGCTAGAACACTATGGTCAAGGTTCTTCAGTAAGGTAATTGCGTCGTTCCCGCCGACCACAGAGAAAATAGCCTTGCAGTTTTTCTGACGACTTGCATTGTTAATGTCGTTAGCTCTTTTTTCCGCGGAGAGCTTTTCTTTAACCGATGGGTACTCTACAGGCGGAAAACCAAATTCAGTATTAATTCTCCGCATCGCTTGCTCGTGTACAGCCGGTCCAATTAGCGCAGCTGGCGATGAAGGTGCGACCACAGCGATGTGGTTGCGATCTATATCGTATGTCTTCATTTTATTTAGCTTTTCGTCTTGAACAATCTGGGGAGAGTGTCCGATTGTTTGTGTGCGGGGGCTTGGTTTACAAGTAGTCCGCGAATCGGTCGGGGTATGCCACGGCTAGTTGGTTGATGGCTTGTTTCCACCCGGTGGCTTTCGCCCCTTCAATATAGCCGTTGCATTCGATGTCGCGCTTTGCTTTTTTCGCTCGCTGGGCAGCGCGCTTGTCTTCGATGTTGCAGATCATCAGCCACAGCGTTTTCAGCGCCGCGGTGTCGTTCGGGAATTGCCCGCGGTTACGGGTAGCTTTACGCAGTTCAGCGTTGAGCGATTCGATCGAATTCGTGGTGTAGAGCACCCGGCGGGCCGCTGGCGGGAACTGTAAAAACGGCACGAACCGGTCCCAGGCGTCGCGCCAGACTTTGACCGATTGCGGGTATCTCTGGCCCAGTTCACTGGCCTGGAACGCGTCCAGGGCGTCGCGGGCGGTGTCCTCGTTGGCGGCCGTGTAGACCTCACGTAGCGCACGGGAGACAGATTTGCGGTCCTGATGCGACACCCACCGGTTCGAAGCCCGAATCAGGTGCACAATGCAGGTTTGCACCATGGAATTCGGCCAGGTTGCCTCGACAGCTTCCGGCAAGCCTTTCAGCCCGTCGCAGCACACGATGAACACGTCCTGGACGCCACGGTTGGCCAGATCCGCGCACACCGATGCCCAGAATGCAGCGCCTTCATTATCGGCAATCCACAATCCCAGGATGTGCTTGATGCCGTCCATGTCGACACCAACCGCCATGTAGCAGGCCTTATTGACCACGCGGTGACCGTCACGGATTTTCACGCGTAGCGCGTCGAGGAAGATCACCGGGTAAAACTCGTCGAGCTGGCGGTTTTGCCAGATCATGACCTCGTCTAACACCGCATCGGTA
This window contains:
- a CDS encoding IS256 family transposase: MTTVSPKKGHDPARVNEISEKLMENPELASLISELSTSADDASELVKGLLQASINAGLQAEMDAHLGYSHSDRKSKAQVEPVHGGNHRNGSYTKTVNSGYGAVEVTVPRDRAGTFTPKMVPKGARRLTELDDMIVSLYAGGMTVRDIQHHLATTLGVDMSPDTISTITDAVLDEVMIWQNRQLDEFYPVIFLDALRVKIRDGHRVVNKACYMAVGVDMDGIKHILGLWIADNEGAAFWASVCADLANRGVQDVFIVCCDGLKGLPEAVEATWPNSMVQTCIVHLIRASNRWVSHQDRKSVSRALREVYTAANEDTARDALDAFQASELGQRYPQSVKVWRDAWDRFVPFLQFPPAARRVLYTTNSIESLNAELRKATRNRGQFPNDTAALKTLWLMICNIEDKRAAQRAKKAKRDIECNGYIEGAKATGWKQAINQLAVAYPDRFADYL